One segment of Candidatus Aegiribacteria sp. DNA contains the following:
- a CDS encoding stage 0 sporulation protein, whose product MNYRNENGNSDGNGNYDTERFNAIELFRLLFSSRRLETFINLSSEPVSVGDMVVVSVDRGEDIGIVIAKYNPKDPVASINGHLQRKATPDDIQKDQQNRSFEEKVLKFCRERVSTRSMEIRLTSCETQLDRRKIRVYFTADQRKDFRGLVRDLASKFHARIEMRQIGVRDDARQKDGLGLCGRRLCCASYLSHFRSITLKAAREQDLAPNPSKVSGICGRLMCCLNFESDFYRKASKLYPQLGSRIMIGKREGKVTAVNIFMETVTLQMEDEEERIMDIEKFHRKKKPLKKSRTMDENNSRKN is encoded by the coding sequence TTGAATTACAGGAATGAAAACGGAAACAGTGACGGCAACGGCAATTACGATACGGAGAGATTCAACGCTATAGAGCTTTTCCGCCTTCTTTTCAGTTCCAGAAGGCTTGAGACTTTCATAAACTTGTCGAGTGAACCGGTTTCGGTAGGGGATATGGTGGTTGTATCCGTGGACAGAGGAGAAGATATCGGGATTGTAATTGCGAAGTACAATCCAAAAGATCCGGTGGCTTCGATCAACGGTCATTTACAGCGGAAAGCTACACCTGATGATATTCAAAAGGATCAGCAGAACAGGAGTTTCGAAGAAAAAGTGCTGAAATTCTGCAGAGAAAGAGTCTCCACAAGAAGTATGGAGATACGCCTGACCAGCTGCGAGACTCAGCTGGACAGAAGGAAAATAAGAGTATATTTCACAGCAGACCAGAGGAAGGATTTCAGAGGGCTCGTACGTGATCTTGCCAGCAAGTTCCACGCAAGAATTGAGATGAGACAGATAGGTGTAAGGGATGATGCCAGGCAGAAGGATGGTTTGGGTCTGTGCGGAAGAAGACTATGCTGTGCTTCCTATCTATCGCATTTCAGATCAATCACCCTTAAGGCAGCCAGAGAGCAGGATCTTGCACCTAATCCATCCAAAGTCTCCGGGATATGTGGACGCCTGATGTGCTGCTTGAATTTCGAATCGGATTTCTACAGAAAAGCTTCCAAACTCTATCCTCAGCTGGGCTCCAGGATCATGATAGGAAAAAGGGAAGGAAAAGTTACAGCGGTGAATATATTCATGGAAACTGTAACCCTTCAGATGGAGGATGAAGAAGAAAGAATCATGGATATTGAGAAATTCCATAGAAAAAAGAAACCTCTGAAGAAATCACGCACAATGGATGAAAATAACTCCCGGAAGAATTAG
- a CDS encoding glycosyltransferase codes for MRICDVNSLYSPTGGGIRIYHDRKLNYFSEHTRHTASLVIPGKDDRIMCRESAKIYTVKSIPIFRSGYRMIADSGGLNSVFLDYRPDIVEIGSPYLLPALTARAMGASPVPTVGFYHSDFPDSYISPYAGKIFPSKIAERLKRAAISHVRKHFGNMTAVFAASRCMLAKLHDAGIRRLFYTPLGVDTDVFSPSAGSSRFRRETGASDRSRLVLYMARLHSEKGLDLLMKAYPLFRDPGTIKLVIGGHGPHEGLVAEFIKKYPEVHRLPWQKGRNAVAEAMASSDVFLALGRYETFGLAGLEAIASGTVPVFPDMGAAGEMAASLGLLPPFEADNPESLAKAISAAMEVLSSRETTEYLRNYAVSRHSWVDVFRRMEKFYERIIEAFNDNDVERLVPPDSWWEEP; via the coding sequence ATGCGAATCTGTGATGTGAATAGCCTGTATTCCCCAACCGGGGGGGGTATACGGATATATCATGACAGAAAGCTGAATTACTTTTCTGAACATACCCGGCATACCGCTTCCCTTGTCATTCCCGGTAAGGATGACCGTATTATGTGCAGGGAAAGCGCAAAAATCTACACTGTGAAATCAATACCGATCTTCCGATCCGGATACCGCATGATAGCTGACAGCGGAGGTCTCAATTCCGTTTTTCTCGATTACAGGCCTGATATTGTTGAGATAGGAAGTCCCTACCTGCTTCCAGCCCTTACAGCTAGGGCAATGGGGGCCTCCCCGGTACCTACGGTAGGTTTCTACCATTCGGATTTTCCCGACAGCTATATCAGCCCCTATGCAGGGAAGATATTCCCCTCAAAAATTGCTGAGAGATTGAAAAGGGCCGCAATAAGTCATGTGCGAAAACACTTCGGAAACATGACTGCCGTATTTGCCGCCTCAAGATGCATGCTTGCGAAGCTTCACGACGCTGGAATCAGAAGGCTGTTCTACACACCTCTGGGTGTTGATACGGATGTGTTTTCACCATCAGCCGGATCAAGCAGGTTCAGAAGGGAAACCGGAGCCTCAGACAGGTCCAGACTCGTTCTGTATATGGCAAGACTGCATTCTGAGAAAGGACTGGACCTGCTGATGAAGGCCTACCCGCTTTTCAGAGATCCTGGCACTATTAAGCTTGTCATAGGTGGACATGGGCCCCACGAAGGGCTGGTAGCGGAGTTCATTAAAAAGTATCCTGAAGTTCATCGACTGCCCTGGCAGAAGGGAAGGAATGCTGTAGCTGAAGCCATGGCATCCTCTGATGTATTCCTGGCCCTGGGCCGATATGAGACTTTCGGGCTTGCCGGCCTTGAAGCAATAGCTTCAGGAACTGTACCCGTATTTCCGGATATGGGAGCTGCGGGTGAAATGGCGGCGTCACTCGGGCTACTGCCTCCTTTCGAAGCGGACAACCCCGAAAGCCTCGCGAAAGCCATCTCGGCAGCAATGGAAGTATTATCCAGTCGGGAAACCACTGAATACCTGAGGAATTATGCCGTTTCCAGGCACAGCTGGGTGGACGTTTTCAGGAGAATGGAAAAATTCTACGAGAGAATCATAGAAGCCTTCAATGATAATGACGTTGAAAGACTGGTTCCACCGGACAGTTGGTGGGAAGAGCCATGA
- a CDS encoding polysaccharide deacetylase family protein — MKKLHLTVHDVSPAHEGKIRQIHSTLTQLGVVRYSMLVVPDYHGKWPLDEFPEFCGWLEQLAENGVEMVLHGYRHEGSDAGLGITDKIRSALFTRNEGEFLGLDEKNAEKLLETGREVLKRVLGIEVQGFVAPAWFNSRGTIAALKKSGFTFTENRLRIWNPETGRTILRMPVVNYAGGGLLKRTLAAFWVRVSGIILSRSGTVRFAIHPGDFEVDAVKKAVRKRLEIFLRRRESIIFKDIKPAP, encoded by the coding sequence ATGAAAAAGCTTCACCTGACGGTTCACGATGTTTCACCTGCCCACGAGGGTAAAATAAGACAGATTCATTCCACTCTCACGCAGCTGGGGGTTGTCAGGTACAGCATGCTTGTGGTTCCGGATTATCATGGAAAGTGGCCCCTTGATGAATTTCCAGAATTCTGCGGATGGCTCGAACAGCTTGCTGAAAACGGTGTGGAAATGGTTCTTCATGGTTACAGGCACGAAGGCAGCGATGCAGGCCTTGGGATCACGGACAAAATCAGATCCGCTCTTTTCACAAGAAACGAAGGGGAATTTCTGGGCCTTGATGAGAAAAACGCGGAGAAACTTCTGGAAACGGGCCGGGAGGTTCTTAAGAGGGTTCTTGGTATTGAAGTGCAAGGTTTTGTCGCCCCCGCATGGTTCAATAGCCGCGGAACCATTGCCGCGTTGAAGAAGTCAGGATTTACATTTACGGAGAACAGGCTGCGTATCTGGAATCCCGAAACCGGACGGACGATCCTTAGAATGCCAGTTGTGAATTACGCCGGTGGAGGGTTGTTGAAAAGAACACTTGCGGCTTTCTGGGTCAGAGTCTCCGGTATAATACTCAGCAGATCGGGGACGGTTAGATTCGCCATTCATCCGGGGGATTTTGAGGTTGATGCTGTGAAAAAAGCAGTTCGGAAGCGGTTGGAGATTTTTCTCAGGAGACGGGAATCGATCATCTTTAAGGATATCAAGCCTGCGCCATAA
- a CDS encoding T9SS type A sorting domain-containing protein: MIFLMIFLTISGDVYDDTPLTINPDPSYVQGTYEEWMQGQPEYQPLRVTTIAGTDGADFVLIFEEGLTDSLNAGLLDQWTADIASQGLSFEVIEVTYSTPEDLKSYITSQYAEGLEGAVLIGNLPVPWSALEDAYKQTGSVFPSDYFYMDLDGYWGDNWIGYPFLNNPGQDGKYDTFSGSLDPEIYVGRIKIDNLSQVGDPTEILNDYVERNHEWRLNGDPEPLNALCYVDDDWAYFGSGYRNSMQYLYPNTELVNNEAATNGTDYLENKLPGNYVWISPFVHSNPGGHYWSPGPTTFWNDLVPALPQAHFYNLFACSNCRFTTVHCMGAVYAFCTSTGLASIGSTKSGAMLHFTPFYSPLGLGESLGESYRDWWSYITIGGFTPSEMSWHLGMVLLGDPTLIPAMHMLGIEDESSYTDLAEIAFSRNPCCGVLSVSYPADRGDVEIYDTSGRLVAIGRIEDSACTIQVSSLSAGCYIVRVTTDSTTSSASVVILK; encoded by the coding sequence TTGATTTTTTTGATGATTTTTCTTACTATTTCCGGTGATGTGTACGATGATACTCCTCTGACTATCAACCCTGATCCTTCATACGTTCAGGGAACTTACGAAGAATGGATGCAGGGCCAGCCTGAATATCAGCCTTTGCGCGTAACAACTATTGCCGGAACCGACGGAGCTGATTTTGTACTTATCTTCGAAGAAGGGCTTACAGACAGCCTTAATGCCGGGCTCCTTGACCAGTGGACAGCGGATATCGCTTCACAGGGGCTATCATTTGAGGTAATAGAGGTTACTTACAGCACACCAGAGGATTTGAAATCGTACATTACATCCCAATATGCCGAAGGTCTTGAGGGAGCTGTACTCATAGGGAACCTTCCCGTCCCCTGGAGTGCTCTTGAAGACGCATACAAGCAGACCGGATCGGTTTTCCCCAGCGATTACTTTTACATGGATCTCGATGGTTACTGGGGAGATAACTGGATAGGGTATCCTTTCCTGAACAATCCCGGTCAGGATGGGAAGTACGATACCTTCAGCGGAAGCCTTGACCCTGAGATATATGTAGGGAGAATTAAAATTGATAATCTCTCGCAGGTTGGAGATCCCACCGAAATCCTGAATGATTACGTGGAGAGGAATCATGAATGGAGATTAAACGGAGATCCTGAACCCCTGAACGCTCTGTGTTATGTCGATGATGACTGGGCATACTTCGGTTCAGGATATCGGAATTCCATGCAGTACCTTTACCCTAATACAGAACTTGTAAACAACGAAGCTGCAACGAATGGTACCGATTATCTTGAAAACAAGCTTCCCGGGAACTACGTATGGATAAGCCCATTTGTTCATTCAAATCCCGGAGGTCACTACTGGTCTCCCGGCCCTACAACGTTTTGGAATGATCTGGTTCCAGCCTTGCCCCAGGCTCATTTCTACAATCTGTTCGCCTGCTCTAACTGCCGATTCACTACCGTGCATTGCATGGGAGCGGTATACGCGTTCTGCACCTCAACTGGCCTGGCATCGATAGGCAGCACAAAAAGCGGTGCTATGCTGCACTTCACCCCTTTCTATTCACCCCTCGGTCTCGGAGAATCATTGGGAGAATCGTACCGTGACTGGTGGAGTTACATTACCATTGGTGGCTTTACTCCAAGTGAGATGTCATGGCATCTTGGAATGGTTCTGCTTGGTGATCCAACGTTGATACCTGCTATGCATATGCTTGGGATTGAGGACGAGAGCAGCTACACCGACCTTGCGGAAATAGCGTTTTCCCGCAATCCATGTTGCGGGGTATTATCCGTTTCCTATCCGGCTGATCGTGGTGATGTGGAAATATACGATACTTCGGGCAGACTTGTGGCTATCGGCAGAATTGAAGATTCTGCATGCACCATACAGGTTTCCTCGTTGAGCGCAGGCTGTTACATTGTCCGTGTTACTACGGATAGCACTACATCATCAGCGTCTGTCGTAATTCTTAAATAA
- a CDS encoding site-2 protease family protein, which yields MGIETPFIIVLVFFSVVCHEIAHGYVALKLGDPTAYRAGRLTFNPVSHIDPIGTIMLPALFLITNSPIMLAWAKPVPVNPGFFRNPKTGMMWVAIAGPATNFAIALVLTLLLHLLGSAMPAILMHSLAMAALMNIVLMVFNLLPIPPLDGSRIVARFLNGQALYNYRKLERFGLFIVFGLLWLGVISSILYPALNFAVRHLDLYQYLPRF from the coding sequence ATGGGTATAGAAACTCCATTCATCATTGTTCTTGTATTCTTCAGCGTTGTATGTCATGAAATTGCCCACGGGTACGTTGCCCTTAAGCTGGGCGATCCCACCGCCTACAGGGCTGGAAGGCTGACATTCAACCCTGTTTCGCACATCGATCCGATAGGAACGATAATGCTTCCCGCCCTGTTTCTTATAACCAACAGTCCCATCATGCTGGCATGGGCCAAGCCCGTACCGGTTAATCCGGGCTTTTTCAGAAATCCAAAGACAGGCATGATGTGGGTCGCGATTGCGGGACCGGCGACTAATTTTGCTATTGCTCTTGTACTTACACTGCTTCTCCATCTTCTGGGAAGCGCCATGCCTGCTATACTTATGCACAGCCTGGCAATGGCCGCGCTTATGAATATTGTGTTGATGGTTTTCAACCTCCTGCCCATTCCTCCACTTGACGGCAGCAGGATAGTGGCGAGGTTTCTCAACGGGCAGGCTCTGTACAACTATAGAAAGCTAGAGAGATTTGGTCTTTTCATAGTGTTCGGGCTGTTATGGCTGGGTGTTATTTCGAGTATTCTTTATCCCGCTCTGAACTTCGCTGTCCGCCATCTTGATCTTTACCAGTACCTCCCCCGTTTCTAG
- a CDS encoding zinc metallopeptidase — translation MNAGFLIIIAAMIIGLIARSKVTGTYNKFSRISTGKGLSGARMAREILDSYGLANIDIQEIGGRLTDHYDSRNSVLRLSQSVYSGTSIASVGVAAHEAGHAVQDAMGYSPFQLRQKLVPVANLGSQMLFPLIIGGLLFHMTSLYYIGAALYGAALLFQVVTLPVEFDASKRAVVYLQKSGSMTTEELSGVKKVLGAAAMTYVAAALASLGQMIWLLLAGRRR, via the coding sequence ATGAACGCGGGTTTTCTTATTATCATCGCTGCGATGATAATTGGGCTCATAGCCCGATCGAAGGTTACCGGCACTTACAATAAGTTCAGCAGGATAAGTACTGGAAAGGGGCTATCCGGCGCAAGGATGGCCAGGGAAATTCTGGACAGCTACGGGCTTGCCAATATCGATATACAGGAGATCGGCGGCAGGCTTACCGATCATTACGATTCCCGGAACAGCGTACTGCGTCTTTCACAGAGTGTTTACAGTGGAACTTCGATCGCGTCAGTTGGCGTAGCAGCCCATGAAGCAGGGCATGCCGTTCAGGACGCGATGGGCTACAGTCCTTTTCAGCTTCGTCAGAAACTGGTGCCTGTTGCAAACCTTGGTTCCCAGATGCTGTTTCCGCTGATAATCGGCGGATTATTATTTCATATGACCTCACTATACTATATTGGAGCCGCGCTCTACGGGGCAGCCCTTCTTTTTCAGGTAGTGACGCTCCCTGTGGAATTTGATGCCAGCAAACGGGCGGTAGTCTATCTGCAGAAAAGCGGCAGCATGACTACGGAAGAGCTTTCCGGCGTTAAGAAGGTACTTGGCGCTGCAGCGATGACATATGTAGCAGCCGCGCTTGCTTCCCTGGGTCAGATGATCTGGCTGTTGCTTGCCGGCAGGAGAAGATAA
- the metG gene encoding methionine--tRNA ligase, with product MSRYLVTSALPYANGPSHLGHLAGAYLPADIYVRFLRMCEEDVIYICGTDEHGVPITIKAEQMGITPREAVDRYHEIIRRDFERFGISFDNFSRTESPDHYRFTQEVFIDLFEKGYIVEKSMKQFYCDECSRFLPDRYVSGTCPECGSANARGDQCEDCGAWLDALDLIQPICEICGSTPVPRETTHWFLRLDAFQKWLEEWLGQHDDWKNNVLNYCRGWLKDGLRERAITRDLNWGVPVPLEGAEGKVLYVWFEALLGYVSSTKELFRKRGNPEGWKDYWFDPETRLVQFIGKDNIVFHAVIEPSVLHGLGGFILPWNIPANEYLNINGNKFSTSRGTAIWMKDYLAHFPPDPMRYALAINAPENRDADFTWNEFRSRNNELADVFGNFINRTMKFAQKTFGGVVPEPADPGEAEKELMQSVTAARDEMEELLRNFKLKAACLRVMDLAREGNRYFDQSQPWKTARTDIDKCSATIYYSIQFADSLRILFNPFIPHTCAKTGKMLGNDSLLWKDAGEENITAGQKLGEPEILLEKLKEGFEEVMKSEGSAEEPEVSETVSYDEFMKMDMRVGVVKEVHDIEGADKLFRLVVDMGDHSRQLVAGMKPFYSVDELTDRKVVVLINLQPAKIMGVKSNGMILASDDGKGGVRLLKPADDACPGDGIR from the coding sequence ATGTCAAGATATCTTGTAACAAGCGCGCTGCCATACGCTAACGGACCTTCTCATCTAGGGCATTTAGCCGGAGCCTACCTTCCGGCTGATATTTATGTCCGCTTTCTAAGAATGTGCGAAGAGGATGTGATATACATTTGCGGTACAGATGAGCACGGTGTTCCAATAACGATCAAGGCGGAGCAGATGGGAATAACTCCCAGGGAGGCTGTTGACAGGTATCATGAGATCATCAGGAGGGATTTTGAGCGTTTCGGAATATCCTTTGACAATTTCTCCAGAACTGAAAGTCCTGATCATTACAGATTCACCCAGGAAGTATTTATTGATCTGTTTGAAAAGGGATACATCGTTGAGAAATCCATGAAGCAGTTCTACTGTGATGAATGCAGCCGCTTTCTGCCAGATCGGTATGTGAGCGGGACCTGCCCTGAATGCGGCTCTGCGAATGCCAGGGGAGATCAGTGTGAAGACTGCGGCGCCTGGCTGGATGCTCTCGATCTTATACAGCCCATATGCGAGATATGCGGTTCCACTCCGGTCCCGCGGGAGACCACACACTGGTTTCTGCGCCTTGATGCTTTCCAGAAATGGCTGGAGGAATGGCTCGGGCAGCACGATGACTGGAAGAACAACGTACTTAACTACTGCAGGGGCTGGCTTAAAGACGGATTACGGGAAAGGGCTATTACACGAGACCTGAACTGGGGAGTGCCTGTTCCGCTGGAGGGAGCCGAGGGAAAAGTGCTTTACGTGTGGTTCGAAGCCCTTCTCGGGTACGTAAGCAGCACGAAAGAGCTGTTCAGGAAAAGGGGAAACCCGGAGGGATGGAAGGATTACTGGTTTGATCCTGAAACCCGCCTGGTGCAGTTCATCGGAAAGGATAACATAGTTTTCCACGCTGTTATAGAACCCTCAGTTCTCCACGGTCTTGGCGGTTTCATCCTTCCATGGAATATCCCGGCCAATGAATACCTCAACATCAACGGAAACAAATTCTCCACAAGCAGGGGAACAGCCATCTGGATGAAGGATTATCTTGCTCATTTTCCGCCTGATCCCATGAGGTACGCTCTCGCGATAAACGCGCCTGAAAACCGGGATGCCGATTTCACATGGAATGAATTCCGCTCAAGGAACAACGAACTCGCAGATGTTTTCGGCAATTTCATCAACAGAACAATGAAGTTCGCCCAGAAGACATTTGGAGGAGTGGTACCGGAACCTGCAGATCCGGGAGAGGCGGAAAAGGAACTCATGCAGTCCGTCACCGCAGCCCGGGACGAGATGGAAGAACTGCTGCGCAACTTCAAATTAAAGGCCGCATGTCTCAGAGTGATGGACCTTGCCAGAGAGGGAAACAGGTATTTCGATCAGTCCCAGCCCTGGAAAACTGCCAGAACTGATATCGATAAATGTTCCGCAACCATTTACTACAGCATCCAGTTTGCCGACTCGCTGAGGATACTGTTTAACCCATTCATTCCTCATACTTGTGCAAAAACTGGTAAAATGCTTGGCAACGACTCTCTTCTCTGGAAGGATGCCGGGGAAGAAAATATCACGGCTGGACAGAAGCTGGGAGAACCTGAGATACTGCTTGAAAAGCTAAAGGAAGGTTTTGAGGAAGTTATGAAGAGCGAAGGATCGGCAGAAGAACCTGAAGTCAGTGAGACAGTATCTTACGACGAATTCATGAAAATGGACATGAGGGTCGGGGTTGTAAAAGAGGTTCACGATATAGAAGGCGCTGACAAGCTGTTCAGGCTCGTGGTCGATATGGGTGATCATTCGCGTCAGCTGGTTGCCGGAATGAAGCCTTTCTATTCGGTGGATGAACTGACGGATAGAAAGGTAGTGGTTCTAATAAACCTTCAACCGGCTAAGATAATGGGGGTCAAAAGCAACGGGATGATTCTTGCATCCGATGACGGAAAGGGAGGAGTTCGTCTCCTTAAGCCAGCGGATGACGCCTGTCCGGGAGATGGCATTCGCTGA
- a CDS encoding transposase has protein sequence MTRQLRIKIPGGLYHIYSRGIDRSDIFKDNNDRDKFLEILQNSISNSGWRCYAYCLMNNHYHILIESADGDTSRGMHQLNSVYAQYFNWKHERVGPLFQGRFRSILVDRENYFLELCRYIVLNPVRAGAAKSPEEYYWSSYRVTSGLDNQETCIDREFVLSRFAGDNDSDASARAAYSQFVYEGLDKDFSPFEIKGDLILGDRKFVESLKEEIEKEKDNTDFPKFQRTAHRPDLVELLDPLTVSLRETRNAAVGEAYSIFGYTQKEIAGLLGINVSTVYRILKSI, from the coding sequence ATGACTAGACAATTACGCATTAAAATCCCTGGCGGACTGTATCATATTTACTCCCGTGGTATAGATCGGAGTGATATCTTCAAAGATAATAACGACAGGGACAAATTTCTGGAGATACTGCAGAACAGCATCAGTAATTCAGGCTGGAGGTGTTATGCCTACTGTCTCATGAACAACCATTACCATATCCTGATAGAATCAGCAGATGGAGATACTTCTCGCGGAATGCATCAATTGAACAGTGTCTACGCCCAGTATTTTAACTGGAAGCATGAACGCGTGGGGCCACTCTTCCAGGGCAGATTCAGATCTATATTGGTTGACAGGGAGAATTACTTTTTGGAATTATGTAGGTATATAGTACTTAACCCGGTAAGGGCAGGAGCGGCGAAATCCCCTGAAGAGTATTATTGGAGCAGTTACAGAGTTACATCAGGACTTGATAATCAGGAAACCTGCATCGATAGAGAGTTTGTGCTTTCCCGATTTGCCGGAGATAACGATTCAGACGCATCTGCAAGGGCTGCATATTCACAGTTTGTTTACGAAGGTCTTGACAAGGATTTTTCTCCATTTGAAATAAAGGGTGATTTGATTCTGGGAGACAGAAAATTTGTAGAATCCCTGAAGGAAGAAATCGAGAAGGAAAAAGACAATACTGATTTTCCTAAGTTTCAGAGAACAGCGCATCGCCCAGATCTTGTGGAACTACTTGATCCCCTGACTGTTTCTTTAAGAGAGACGCGCAATGCGGCTGTGGGAGAAGCGTACAGTATATTCGGTTATACACAGAAAGAAATTGCAGGATTACTAGGTATTAATGTTTCAACTGTATATCGAATTCTAAAGAGTATATGA
- a CDS encoding DNA polymerase III subunit codes for MSLLKMVRGQKRAGELLSRSFSKGRLAHAYLFAGPSGVGRLTAALELAAAWMCGDDENGYCGECRNCQRIFRFQHPDVRLTIPQTGSTEPEEIANLLQSRVDDGITPVRLQGNIRISIGQIREMEKRLSMKAFENHGHIEIIPDADRMGVEAANALLKTLEEPPDETVIILISSIWSALLSTVRSRSHLIRFRRLPDTVIRDILMDRLDLREEEASCIAGSSDGRPGIALLRGNSASRVEGEFGSEKVLRRLIEGGTVMSAVSLASEVSRKLGREGSLEFCKSMQLFIHDLRRHACKNKPLVHSSKVLQGFDINDDAFSSGLNYFRMAEARLAGNGMPKIVLTAAFTGMHRSIVSSGRDSLIELQE; via the coding sequence ATGAGCTTACTGAAAATGGTCAGGGGGCAGAAAAGGGCAGGTGAGCTGCTGAGCAGATCTTTCTCGAAGGGAAGGCTTGCTCACGCATATCTGTTTGCCGGTCCTTCAGGCGTGGGGAGGCTTACAGCAGCTCTTGAGCTTGCGGCGGCCTGGATGTGCGGCGATGATGAGAATGGCTACTGTGGTGAATGCAGGAACTGCCAGAGAATATTCAGATTTCAGCATCCGGATGTCAGGCTCACAATCCCACAGACGGGCAGCACAGAACCCGAAGAAATAGCCAACCTGCTTCAGTCAAGGGTGGATGACGGCATAACACCTGTAAGGTTGCAGGGAAACATAAGGATAAGCATAGGCCAGATAAGAGAAATGGAGAAAAGACTCTCAATGAAGGCTTTCGAAAACCATGGGCATATCGAGATCATTCCTGATGCGGACAGAATGGGTGTAGAAGCTGCAAACGCCCTGCTGAAAACACTTGAAGAACCTCCCGATGAAACCGTGATTATACTCATCAGTTCGATATGGTCCGCTCTTCTTTCCACAGTAAGATCCCGCTCTCACCTGATAAGATTCAGAAGGCTTCCGGATACTGTGATCAGGGACATCCTTATGGACAGGTTGGATCTGCGTGAAGAGGAGGCATCCTGTATAGCGGGATCTTCAGACGGGAGGCCTGGAATTGCTCTTTTAAGAGGTAACAGCGCATCCCGGGTTGAGGGGGAATTCGGATCAGAAAAAGTTCTCCGCAGATTGATTGAGGGCGGTACAGTAATGTCAGCTGTATCACTGGCTTCCGAAGTTTCCAGAAAGCTTGGCAGGGAAGGATCCCTTGAGTTCTGTAAGAGCATGCAGCTATTTATTCATGATCTCAGGAGACATGCTTGTAAAAACAAACCTCTTGTACACTCCTCTAAGGTTCTTCAGGGGTTCGATATCAACGATGATGCATTCAGCAGCGGTTTGAATTATTTTCGAATGGCCGAAGCAAGGCTTGCGGGAAACGGTATGCCGAAGATAGTGCTGACAGCCGCTTTCACCGGAATGCATCGCAGTATAGTCAGTTCAGGAAGGGATTCACTAATTGAATTACAGGAATGA